A window of Roseovarius sp. THAF27 contains these coding sequences:
- a CDS encoding biotin transporter BioY, whose product MADTVLSKAVIGHEGLTKKLGLVIGGSLFIAMAAQVSIPFFPVPMTLQTLAILIVGLTFGSQLGLATLVTYLGYGAMGLPVFANGASGAALMGPTAGFLYGFVAMAFLAGLAVEKGLARGVVSTAAVAMAISALLYVPGLAWPALVMGTTMPDLWAGWMAPFLLGDAVKAVIAAMVVWGGWKAVRARKG is encoded by the coding sequence ATGGCGGATACCGTTTTGAGCAAGGCCGTGATCGGCCACGAAGGTTTGACGAAGAAACTGGGGCTGGTGATCGGCGGCTCGCTGTTCATTGCCATGGCGGCGCAGGTGAGCATCCCGTTCTTCCCGGTGCCGATGACGTTGCAGACGCTGGCGATCCTGATCGTCGGGTTGACCTTCGGCTCGCAGCTGGGGCTGGCGACGCTGGTCACCTACCTGGGCTATGGCGCGATGGGCCTGCCGGTGTTTGCCAACGGTGCCTCGGGCGCGGCGCTGATGGGGCCGACTGCCGGGTTCCTGTATGGCTTTGTCGCGATGGCGTTCCTGGCCGGTCTGGCCGTGGAAAAGGGGCTGGCACGGGGTGTCGTGTCGACCGCCGCGGTTGCCATGGCGATTTCGGCGCTGTTGTATGTCCCCGGGCTGGCCTGGCCGGCATTGGTGATGGGCACGACGATGCCCGACCTCTGGGCTGGCTGGATGGCGCCGTTCCTGCTGGGTGACGCGGTCAAGGCCGTGATCGCGGCGATGGTCGTCTGGGGCGGCTGGAAAGCGGTTCGGGCGCGCAAGGGCTGA
- a CDS encoding DUF1284 domain-containing protein, translating to MAETPLRYRPHHFLCSLGFRGKGYSDAFTANMARIVEGRLRAPGGDDTMIEVVGATDDICAPCPKRRGSLCTSQDKITALDTRHAKALGLFIGTRLTWGEAKSRIVANLPPGALSQLCAGCQWLELGLCEAALKDLHESA from the coding sequence ATGGCCGAAACGCCCCTTCGCTACCGCCCGCATCATTTCCTCTGCTCGCTGGGGTTCCGGGGCAAGGGCTATTCAGACGCGTTCACCGCCAACATGGCCCGCATCGTCGAGGGTCGCCTGCGCGCGCCCGGCGGCGATGACACGATGATCGAAGTCGTCGGCGCCACCGACGATATCTGCGCCCCCTGCCCCAAGCGGCGCGGCAGTCTCTGCACATCGCAAGACAAGATCACCGCGCTCGACACCCGCCACGCAAAAGCGCTCGGTCTTTTCATCGGCACCCGCCTGACATGGGGCGAGGCCAAGAGCCGTATCGTGGCGAACCTCCCGCCCGGCGCGCTCTCGCAGCTTTGCGCCGGCTGCCAATGGCTGGAGCTGGGCCTCTGCGAAGCCGCCCTGAAAGACCTCCACGAAAGCGCCTGA
- a CDS encoding protein-L-isoaspartate(D-aspartate) O-methyltransferase — MTDDADDIAERKMQFLFALRSRGVTDKRVLTAMEKIDRGAFVRGHFATRAYEDMPLPITCGQTISQPSVVGLMTQALRVTPRDKVLEVGTGSGYQAAILSQLARRVYTVDRHKALVTDASAIFQALDLTNITALTADGSFGLPEQAPFDRILVTAAAEDPPGPLLAQLKIGGIMVVPVGQSDAVQSLIRVTRSETGFDYDELRPVRFVPLLEGLGRD, encoded by the coding sequence ATGACCGACGACGCCGACGATATCGCCGAACGCAAGATGCAGTTTCTCTTCGCGCTGCGCTCGCGCGGGGTGACCGACAAGCGCGTCCTGACGGCAATGGAAAAGATCGACCGCGGCGCCTTCGTGCGCGGCCACTTCGCCACCCGCGCCTACGAGGACATGCCCCTGCCCATCACCTGCGGCCAGACCATATCGCAGCCCTCCGTCGTCGGCCTGATGACGCAGGCCCTGCGCGTCACGCCCCGCGACAAGGTGCTCGAGGTCGGCACCGGCTCGGGCTACCAGGCCGCGATCCTCAGCCAGCTTGCCCGCCGCGTCTATACCGTCGACCGGCACAAGGCGCTGGTCACCGATGCCAGCGCCATATTTCAGGCGCTGGACCTGACCAACATCACCGCCCTCACGGCGGATGGCAGCTTCGGCCTGCCCGAACAGGCCCCGTTCGACCGCATCCTCGTGACGGCCGCGGCCGAGGATCCGCCCGGGCCGCTCTTGGCGCAGTTGAAAATCGGGGGTATCATGGTGGTACCCGTGGGGCAGTCCGACGCGGTACAAAGCCTGATCCGGGTCACCCGGTCCGAGACGGGCTTCGACTATGACGAACTGCGCCCGGTGCGTTTCGTGCCCCTGCTCGAAGGCTTGGGCCGGGACTGA
- a CDS encoding SDR family oxidoreductase: protein MNDAASRKLALVTGASRGLGAALAQALAPTHHIVAVARTTGALEELDDRIKAQGGDATLAPMDINTEAAMAQLCRSIYDRWGALDLWVHTAVHAAPMTPTHQIDAKDWRNSLNTNVDAVARLIGFISPLLGETGRAVFFDDPRAGQKFFGTYGATKAAQIALARSWQAETVKLGPKVQVLDPGPIATATRARFFPGEDREALPSAPDVAARLLPEIL from the coding sequence ATGAATGACGCAGCATCTCGCAAACTCGCCCTCGTGACCGGCGCCTCGCGTGGTCTTGGCGCGGCGCTCGCCCAGGCCCTTGCGCCGACGCATCACATCGTCGCCGTCGCCCGCACCACCGGCGCGCTGGAAGAGCTTGACGACCGCATCAAGGCGCAGGGCGGCGACGCGACGCTGGCGCCCATGGACATCAACACCGAGGCCGCCATGGCCCAGCTCTGCCGCTCGATCTACGACCGCTGGGGCGCGCTCGACCTCTGGGTGCACACCGCCGTTCACGCCGCCCCGATGACCCCCACGCATCAGATCGATGCCAAGGATTGGCGCAACTCGCTCAACACCAATGTCGACGCGGTCGCCCGCCTCATCGGTTTCATCAGCCCGCTTCTGGGCGAAACCGGCCGCGCCGTCTTCTTCGACGACCCCCGCGCCGGGCAGAAATTCTTCGGCACCTACGGCGCCACCAAGGCCGCCCAGATCGCCCTTGCCCGCAGTTGGCAGGCTGAAACCGTCAAGCTCGGGCCCAAGGTGCAGGTGCTCGACCCCGGCCCCATCGCCACCGCGACCCGCGCGCGGTTTTTCCCGGGCGAGGACCGCGAGGCACTGCCCTCCGCGCCCGACGTCGCCGCACGGCTGTTGCCGGAGATCCTGTAA
- the surE gene encoding 5'/3'-nucleotidase SurE, which produces MRILITNDDGISAPGLAVLEEIATDLAGPSGEVWTVAPAFEQSGVGHCISYTTPMMISQMDERRFAAQGSPADCVLAAIHDVMKDTPPDLILSGVNRGNNAAENAVYSGTVGAAMEAALQGYPAVALSQYYGPRNRDLDDKFESSRQHGLATLRTLLDKGVWTQDDYGIFYNVNFPPIPGAEVQGIRACRQGFRRDMGFGVQPTTSPSGRRFLWVTGAPQGEPTADGTDADWNLKGYISVTPMRADLTAHDALDALKAIE; this is translated from the coding sequence TTGCGCATTCTCATCACCAATGACGACGGCATCTCGGCCCCCGGCCTCGCCGTTCTGGAAGAGATCGCAACCGACCTTGCCGGCCCCTCGGGCGAGGTCTGGACCGTGGCCCCCGCCTTCGAGCAATCGGGCGTCGGCCACTGCATTTCCTACACGACGCCGATGATGATCAGCCAGATGGACGAGCGCCGCTTCGCCGCGCAAGGCTCTCCCGCCGACTGCGTGCTGGCCGCCATCCACGACGTGATGAAGGACACGCCCCCCGACCTGATCCTCTCGGGCGTCAACCGCGGCAACAACGCGGCCGAGAACGCGGTCTATTCCGGCACCGTCGGCGCCGCCATGGAAGCCGCGCTTCAGGGCTATCCAGCCGTTGCCCTCAGCCAGTATTACGGCCCCCGCAACCGAGATCTCGACGACAAGTTCGAATCAAGCCGCCAGCACGGCCTCGCCACCCTGCGCACCTTGCTGGACAAGGGCGTCTGGACGCAGGACGATTACGGCATCTTCTACAACGTCAACTTCCCGCCCATCCCCGGCGCCGAGGTGCAGGGTATCCGCGCCTGCCGCCAGGGTTTTCGCCGCGACATGGGCTTCGGCGTGCAGCCCACGACCTCGCCATCGGGCCGCCGTTTCCTGTGGGTCACCGGCGCGCCACAGGGCGAGCCCACCGCCGACGGCACCGATGCCGACTGGAACCTCAAGGGCTATATTTCCGTCACGCCCATGCGCGCCGATCTTACCGCCCATGACGCGCTCGACGCGCTCAAGGCGATCGAATGA